AATGACGAACTCGGCTTTCTACTATTCATGCATTGCAAATGATATGTACTCTTTAGAGTTAAATTGCATCACTGCTTAATAAAGTCACTTTTTCATCCAGATCTAATGCTTCTTGCTTGGATATTTTGTGTTCTGCTGGATTGGTGATGCCAGTAAACTTGCCACCAGGCTCGATGCTTAAATTATCG
The window above is part of the Marinomonas sp. THO17 genome. Proteins encoded here:
- a CDS encoding polymer-forming cytoskeletal protein; translation: MEGEINTERLIVNGIFEGICHATYIEILSCGRVSGTVYSDNLSIEPGGKFTGITNPAEHKISKQEALDLDEKVTLLSSDAI